CATAGCATTATTTGGCCACTAGCCATTCCTCCAGTTGACTCAAGCTGTGAGACCTGAGCAAGCCTGCAGACACAGGGCACACGTTTTCAGAACTTGTGCTTTGTGTTATATCAACAGAAACATTGGTGTCTTTCAcagcttatttgtttttaaaatttacccaATATTGTTCCTCAAAAAGAGCACGAggttctttcttttctgtaagtTTTGAACCACCAAGCCTGCAGTCCTTCCAGCTATGCAGAGGAGACTCCTCACACTCAGTGGGAGCTCACTTGACAGCCGGACTGCGAGGAGAAGCCCGCCGCGTGAAGGCTACCGTGCAGTCAGTCACACAGCGCACTGAAGCAGAGTGTGCTGTGGTTAAACTTGTGCTCACTGTGCATTAAAGAAGCTGTAGCTCCTTTCAGGTCCCAGAGTTCATTGGGCTGATTCTCAACTCTTGTTTTTACATTACTTATGTTTTAAAAGCTtcactcactttattttttaaaatgactacaCATAGAATGTGACAGAACATACTTGTGAGGAGCATGGCAGTCCCACAGAGTCAAGCCAGAGACATGGAAATTATTCTAAAAAGTGGGACTGTTGATCTAGGAGCTTCCGGTGTGTTCCTTGGCCCCGTAAAGATCTGTCAGTTCCATTTCCTTCTTCTAAGATGACTCAGTAGTCAGCACTGAGGCCCCCGTGCATATGTGAGATTATCATGGGACTCCTGTCCAGCACAAGATTCAGTGATCTGTTGGTAATATATAAATCAGGAACCTGTTACTGTGTGGGAAGAGTAAATGTGCTGCCCCCCGCAAAACTGTTAAAGCTGTTGGATCAGAACAGGAAACGCAGGGTGTATTCTAAATGTaacacttctgctgcttttagtCCGGGAGGTATATGCTTTAAAGCAGTGAACATTAAACGGACTAATAAAAGAGATGTGGAATGCTTAGAATTTGTAGGATAATTAGTACAATCATATTATGCCTATCAAGTGttagtagtttattttttattttttgttactaCGCTCAGATTTTTTAccttaattttatattcttttgttttcacTTCAGGCAAAtcctaagagagaacaactgcctaCAAACCTTATTACAACACTTGAAATCTCATAGTTTGACAATTGTCAGTAATGCATGTGGAACTTTGTGGAATCTCTCGGCAAGAAATCCCAAAGACCAGGAAGCATTATGGGACATGGGAGCAGTTAGCATGCTCAAGAACCTCATTCATTCAAAGCACAAAATGATTGCTATGGGAAGTGCTGCAGCTTTGAGGAATCTCATGGCAAATAGACCTGCAAAATATAAGGATGCCAATATTATGTCTCCTGGTTCAAGCTTGCCATCTCTTCATGTTAGGAAACAGAAAGCCCTAGAAGCAGAATTAGATGCTCAGCATTTATCAGAAACTTTTGACAATATTGACAACTTGAGTCCCAAGGCATCTCATCGCAGTAAGCAGAGACACAAGCAGAGTCTTTACGGTGACTATGTATTTGATGCTAGTCGACATGATGATAATAGGTCAGACAATTTTAATACTGGAAACATGACTGTCCTTCCACCATATCTGAATACAACAGTGTTGCCCAGCTCCTCTTCATCAAGGGGAAGTTTAGATAGTTCTCGTTCTGAAAAAGATAGAagtttggagagagaaagaggaattgGCCTAAGCAGCTACCATCCAGCAACAGAAAATCCAGGAACCTCTTCAAAGCGAGGTTTGCAAATCTCTACCACTGCAGCCCAGATTGCCACAGTCATGGAGGAAGTCTCGGCCATTCATACCTCCCAGGAAGACAGAAGTTCTGGGTCTACCACTGACTTGCATTGTGTGCCTGATGAGAGGAACGGGCTGAGAAGAAGTTCTGCCCACACTCATTCCAATGCTTACAATTTCACTAAGTCAGAAAATTCAAACAGGACATGTTCTATGCCTTACACCAAACTAGAATATAAGAGATCTTCAAATGACAGTTTAAATAGTGTCAGTAGCAGTGATGGTTATGGTAAAAGAGGTCAAATGAAACCCTCAATTGAATCATATTCTGAAGATGACGAGAGTAAATTTTGCAGTTATGGTCAATATCCAGCTGACCTAGCCCATAAAATACACAGTGCAAATCACATGGATGATAACGATGGAGAGCTTGATACACCAATAAATTACAGTCTTAAATATTCAGACGAGCAGTTGaattctggaaggcagagtccttCACAGAATGAAAGATGGGCAAGACCCAAACACATAATAGAAGATGAAATAAAGCAGAATGAGCCACGACAGTCAAGGAGTCAAAGTACAGCTTACCCTGTGTATGCCGAGAACACTGATGAGAAGCACCTCAAGTTCCAGCCACATTTTGGACAGCAGGAATGCGTTTCTCCGTACAGGTCCAGGGGAACCAGTGGGTCAGAAGGAAATCGAGTGGGTTCTAATCATGCAGTTAATCAAAATGTAAACTCGTCCTTGTGTCAGGAAGATGACTATGAAGATGATAAACCAACCAACTATAGTGAACGTTACTCTGAGGAAGAACAGCATGGAGAAGAAGAAAGACCAACAAATTATAGCATGAAGTATAATGAAGAAAAACACCATGTGGATCAGCCTATTGATTATAGTTTAAAATATACCACTGACATTCCTTCCTCACAGAAGCCAccattttcattttccaagagTTCCTCTGCACAAAGCACTAAAAGTGAACACATCCCTGCAAGCAGTGAGAATACAGCTACCCCTTCGTCTACCACCAAGAGGCAGAATCAGCTCCACCCGACTTCAGCACAGAGTAGAAATGCTCAGACCcaaaaagctaccacctgcaaagtTCCCTCTATCAACCAGGAAACAATACAGACATACTGTGTGGAAGACACCCCGATATGTTTCTCACGGTGCAGTTCATTATCATCTTTGTCGTCAGCTGAAGATGAAATAGGGTGTGATCAGACAACACAGGAAGCAGTTTCCACTAGTACTCTGCAGATagcagaaataaaggaaaacagtGGAGCTAGATCCACAGAAGATCCTGTGAGTGAAGCTCCAGCAGTGTCCCAGCATGTAAGAACCAAATCCAGCAgactccaggcttctggtttgtcctcagaatcagccagaCATAAAGCTGTTGAATTACCTTCAGGGGCCAAGTCTCCCTCCAAAAGTGGTGCTCAGACCCCCAAGAGCCCACCAGAGCACTATGTTCAGGAGACTCCACTCATGTTCAGCAGATGCACATCTGTCAGTTCACTGGATAGCTTTGAGAGTCGTTCTATTGCCAGCTCCGTGCAGAGTGAGCCATGCAGTGGAATGGTGAGTGGCATTATTAGCCCCAGTGACCTTCCTGATAGCCCTGGACAAACCATGCCACCAAGCAGAAGTAAGACCCCTCCACCACCTCCTCAGGCAGTTCAAACCAAGCGAGAGGTACCCAAAAATAAAGTTCCAActgcagaaaagagagagagtggacCTAAGCAGGCAGCTGTGAATGCTGCGGTTCAGAGGGTCCAGGTTCTCCCAGATGCGGATACATTATTACATTTTGCCACAGAAAGTACTCCAGATGGATTTTCTTGTTCATCTAGCCTGAGTGCTCTGAGCCTTGATGAGCCATTCATACAGAAAGATGTGGAGTTAAGAATCATGCCTCCAGTTCAGGAAAATGACAATGGAAACGAAACAGAACCAGAGCAGCCTGAAGAATCAAATGAAAGCAAGGAGAAGGAGGCAGAAAAGCCTACCGATTCCGAAAAAGATCTGTTGGATGACTCAGATGATGATGATATCGAAATACTTGAGGAATGTATTATTTCTGCCATGCCAACAAAGTCATCACGCAAAGCTAAAAAGCTAGCCCAGACTGCTTCAAAACTGCCACCACCCGTGGCAAGGAAACCAAGCCAGCTGCCTGTGTACAAACTTCTGCCATCACAAAACAGGTTACAAGCACAGAAGCACGTTAGTTTTACCCCAGGGGACGATATGCCACGGGTGTACTGTGTAGAAGGGACACCCATAAACTTCTCCACAGCCACATCTCTCAGTGACCTCACAATAGAATCTCCTCCAAACGAGCTAGCTGCGGGAGAAGGGAGTGGAGCAGGGGCGCGGTCGGGCGAATTTGAAAAGCGAGACACCATTCCCACGGAAGGCAGGAGCACcgatgaggcacagagagggactGCCTCGGCGGTGGCGATGCCCGAGTTGGATGACAATAAAACGGAGGAAGGTGACATTCTTGCTGAATGCATCAACTCTGCTATGCCCAAAGGAAAAAGTCACAAGCCTTTCCGTGTGAGGAAGATAATGGACCAGGTCCAGCAAGCATCTGTGTCTTCATCCGGCGCTAACAAAAATCAGTTAGAcggtaagaaaaagaaacccaCTTCCCCAGTAAAACCTGTGCCACAGAGCACTGAATACAGAGCACCTGTGAGAAAAAACACAGACtcgaaaaataatttaaatgctgAAAGAACTTTCTCAGACAATAAAGATTCAAAGAAACAGAACTTGAAAAACAATTCCAAGGACTTCACCGATAAGCTGCCAAATAATGAAGATCGAGTCAGAGCAAGTTTTCCTTTTGATTCGCCTCATCATTACACACCTATTGAAGGAACTCCTTACTGTTTTTCACGAAATGATTCTTTGAGTTCTCTAGACTTTGATGATGACGATGTTGACCTTTCCAGGGAAAAGGCTGAATtaagaaaggggaaagaaaatcAGGACTCAGAAGCTAAAGCTGCTGGCCACACAGAGATGACTTCAAACCAGCAATCAGCTAACAAGACACCAGCTACCACTAAACACCCAGTAGGTCGAAGTCAGCAGAAGCAATCTACTTTTCCCCAGCCATCCAAAGACATACCAGACAGAGGGGCAGCAACGGACGAGAAATTACAGAATTTTGCTATTGAAAATACTCCAGTTTGTTTTTCTCGTAATTCCTCTCTGAGTTCTCTCAGTGACATTGaccaagaaaacaacaacaaagaaaatgaaccTATCAAAGAAAACGAGCCCCCTGACTCACAGGGAGAACCGAGTAAACCTCAGGCATCAGGTTATGCCCCTAAGTCCTTTCATGTGGAAGATACACCTGTCTGTTTCTCAAGAAACAGCTCTCTGAGTTCCCTTAGTATTGATTCTGAAGATGATCTGCTGCAGGAATGCATAAGTTCTGCAATGCCCAAAAAGAAAAAGCCCTCAAGACTGAAGGGTGAGAATGAAAAGCAGAGTCCCAGAAACATAGGAGGTGTCTTAGCTGAGGATTTGACACTGGATTTGAAAGATATACAGAGACCAGATTCAGAACATGGGTTATCCCCGGATTCAGAAAATTTTGACTGGAAAGCTATTCAGGAAGGTGCGAATTCCATAGTGAGTAGTTTACatcaggctgctgctgctgcatgcCTGTCCAGGCAGGCTTCGTCAGACTCAGATTCCATCCTTTCACTGAAATCGGGAATCTCACTGGGATCACCATTTCACCTTACACCTGACCAAGAGGAAAAACCCTTCACAAGTAACAAAGGCCCACGGATTCTAAAACCTGGTGAGAAAAGTACCTTGGAAACTAAAAAAATCGAATCTGAAAATAAAGGAATCAAAGGAGGAAAAAAGGTTTACAAAAGTTTGATTACTGGGAAAGTTCGATCTAATTCAGAAGTTTCAGGCCAAATGAAGCAGCCCCTTCCACCAAACATGCCTTCAATCTCTCGCGGTAGGACAATGATTCATATTCCAGGAGTTCGAAATAGCTCCTCAAGTACAAGTCCTGTTTCTAAAAAAGGCCCGCCCCTTAAGCCTCCAGCCTCTAAGAGCCCTAGTGAAGGTCAGACGGCTACCACTTCTCCTAGAGGGGCCAAGCCATCAGCAAAGACAGAATTAAGTCCTGTTCCCCGCCAGACATCCCAAACAGGCGGGTCAAACAAAGGATCTTCCAGGTCAGGCTCTCGAGATTCCACTCCTTCAAGACCTTCCCAGCAACCACTGAGTAGACCTATGCAGTCTCCAGGGCGCAACTCAATTTCCCCTGGCAGAAACGGAATAAGTCCTCCTAACAAACTATCTCAACTGCCGAGGACGTCCTCCCCCAGTACTGCTTCAACCAAGTCCTCAGGTTCTGGGAAAATGTCCTACGCATCCCCAGGCAGGCAGATGAGCCAGCAGAACCTTACAAAACAAACAGGTTTGTCCAAGAATGGCAGTTGTATCCCAAGAAGTGAGTCTGCCTCCAAAGGACTGAATCAGATGAACAATGGCAACGGAGCCAATAAGAAGGTGGAACTTTCTAGAATGTCTTCAACTAAATCAAGTGGAAGTGAATCTGATAGATCAGAGAGACCTGTGTTAGTACGCCAGTCAACTTTCATCAAAGAAGCCCCAAGCCCAACCCTAAGAAGGAAACTGGAAGAATCTGCTTCATTTGagtctctttctccatcttccaGACCAGATTCTCCCACAAGGTCCCAGGCTCAAACTCCAGTGTTAAGTCCTTCCCTTCCTGATATGTCTCTGTCCACACACTCATCTGTTCAGGCTGGTGGGTGGCGGAAACTCCCACCTAATCTCAGTCCCACTATAGAGTATAATGATGGCAGACCCGCAAAGCGTCATGACATAGCACGCTCCCATTCAGAAAGTCCTTCCAGACTTCCCGTCAACAGGTCGGGAACCTGGAAACGGGAGCACAGCAAACACTCATCATCCCTCCCTCGAGTAAGCACATGGAGAAGAACTGGAAGTTCCTCTTCAATTCTTTCTGCATCGTCAGAATCCAGTGAAAAAGCAAAAAGTGAGGATGAAAAACATGTAAACTGTATTTCAGGAACcaagcaaaataaagaaaaccaagtGTCCACAAAAGGCACatggaggaaaataaaagaaaatgaaatttcccCCCCAAACAGTACTTCTCCGACCACGTCCTCAGGTGCTGCAAATGGTGCTGAATCAAAGACTCTGATTTATCAAATGGCACCTGCTGTTTCTAAAACAGAGGACGTTTGGGTGAGGATTGAGGACTGTCCCATCAACAACCCCAGAACCGGAAGATCTCCCACAGGTAATACTCCCCCTGTGATCGACAGTATTTCAGAAAAGGGAAATCCAAACGGTAAAGATTCAAAAGATAATCAGGGAAAACAAAATGTGGGTAACGCCAGTGCACCCACGAATACCATGGGTTTGGAAAACCGTCTGAACTCCTTTATTCAGGTTGATGCCCCAGACCAAAAAGGAGCTGAGATGAAACCGGGACAGAGTAATCCTGTCCCTACATCCGAGACTACCGAGAGCTCCTTAGCGGAGCGCACCCCATTcagttccagcagctccagcaaACACAGTTCACCTAGTGGGACTGTGGCTGCCAGAGTGACTCCTTTTAATTACAACCCCAGCCCTAGGAAAAGCAGCGCAGATAGCACTTCAGCCCGGCCGTCTCAGATCCCAACGCCAGTGAATAACAACACAAAGAAACGAGATTCAAAAACCGACAGCACAGAGTCCAGTGGAACCCAAAGTCCCAAGCGCCATTCCGGATCTTATCTTGTGACGTCTGTGTGAGAGAGTTGGGACGATGAAGCTAGGAGTTCACGCGCTCATTTACATGCTAGATAGAAATCCTGTttcaaatgaaactaaaagacTGAAAAATTTTGTAAATAGGTTTGATTCTTGTTGGAGGGTTTTTGTTCTGGAAGCCATATTTGATAGTATACTTTGTCTTCACTGGTTGTTATTTTGGGAGGCACTCTTgatagttaagaaaaaaaatggtaaagCCAAGTATATTTGTACAGTATGTTTTACAAGTATTTAAGTAGAATATCATCCCATCATCCTTTAATTATTGCTTGTCTTAAAATAACACTAcatagaaaatatgatatattgCTGTTATCAATCATTTCTAATTATAAACTGACTAAACTTACATCAGGGAGAAATTGgtatttatgcaaaaaaaaaagttttagtccTTGTGAATCCATCTAATGTCATAACTAATCATGTGGCTGTGAAATTCACAGAAATATGGTTCCCGGTGAACAAGTTTACCCAGCCTGCTTTGCTTTATTGCATGAATGAAACTGATGGTTCAATTTCAGAAGTAATGATTAACAGTTCTGTGGTCACATGATGTGCATAGATAGCTACAGTGTAACAATTTACACTATTTTGTGctcaaaacaacaacagaaatctGTGTAACTGTAAAACATTGAATGAAACTATTTTACCTGAACTAGATTTTATCTGAAAGTAGGTAGAATTTTTGCTATGCTGTATCTTGTTGTATATTCTGGTATTTGAGGTGAGATGGCTGCTCTTTTATTAATGAGACATGAATTGTGTCTCAACAGAAACTTAAAAGGACATTTCAGAATAAATTATTGCTGTATGTAAACTATGACTGAAATTGGTATTTGTTTGAAGGGTCCTATTTCACATTTGTATTAATAATTGTCAAAAGACCTCTTTAAAAagcttatataaaattttttcctCTGATTCTATGCATTAAGAGTAAAATTCCTCTTACTGTAATAAAAACAATTGAAGAAGACTGTTAGCACTTAACCACTCCTGAAATTTACTTCTCTTGATTGATTAGCACTTCCAGGTATGGAATactttttccctttctgttaCATTATCTGACTCCACTGGATCTCAGTGACAATGAATTCATGCCATAGTGGTGTGATCTGCCCCACATGGGATCAGGCATTGAACATCAAAGGCCACGCAGAACTTCCTTTTTCGTAATAGAATTCTGTGCCTGAAAAATTACTCTTGGGCACAAGTGGTCCCTTTACAGTGTGACCGTCTTGCCCCTTCCTAATCCCCATATTGTCACTGGGTCTGAAGTGAACACCTCTTACCACTCTGTGTGTTATGGCAAAGCACCCACCGCCAGGTAAAGCCAGCGTGTTACCATGCTCAGAGAATACAGCCCCATGCGACATAAGGGTAGATTTGCTACCTAGCTAATATACTCAGCAGAAGAATCTAAATTCTCTGTTAAGGAGAGCTCTCTGTTTCAGTGGGTACAGTTGCAGGGTGTGTTTCAAGTGCCTCTCTGGCTGGAAGAGGCCTCCTTTAAGAACAGAGTGGTGCAGTTGTTAACAAAGataatttacatattatatattccCTGGATTTGCTGTCCAAGGTTGGAGGGTCACCATGATGATAAATGCTCACATTTGTTGAATAATtgggagaatttatttttaaagataaagatcTGCAGTCTGTACTCAGGAAGGGAACAAACTCTTAGGAGTGGTGGAGCAccgggaagaggagggggaaaggACGACTCACACCTCGCTGGTGCCCTGGAGGCCTATCCTGTAATACCTGTGCTCACAAGTTACAGATGAAGTGCCAGTCAGGAAT
Above is a genomic segment from Oryctolagus cuniculus chromosome 6, mOryCun1.1, whole genome shotgun sequence containing:
- the APC gene encoding adenomatous polyposis coli protein isoform X4, producing the protein MCASLGPGPVAALPAVAPPSPRGCWRSGGRRDCVPREGKRPGGARASGGGAGVWQEVLKQLQGSIEDEAMASSGQIDLLERLKELNLDCSNFPGVKLRSKMSLRSYGSREGSASSRSGECSPVPAGSFPRRGFVNGSRESTGYLEELEKERSLLLADLDKEEKEKDWYYAQLQNLTKRIDSLPLTENFSLQTDMTRRQLEYEARQIRVAMEEQLGTCQDMEKRAQRRIARIQQIEKDILRIRQLLQSQATEAERSSQSKHEAGSHEAERQSEGPGLAEISVAPSGSGQVEMVYSLLSMLGTHDKDDMSRTLLAMSSSQDSCISMRQSGCLPLLIQLLHGNDKDSVLLGNSRGSKEARARASAALHNIIHSQPDDKRGRREIRVLHLLEQIRAYCETCWEWQEAHEQGMDQDKNPMPAPVEHQICPAVCVLMKLSFDEEHRHAMNELGRKAPRGISSQELGQGLSGGLQAIAELLQVDCEMYGLTNDHYSITLRRYAGMALTNLTFGDVANKATLCSMKGCMRALVAQLKSESEDLQQVIASVLRNLSWRADVNSKKTLREVGSVKALMECALEVKKESTLKSVLSALWNLSAHCTENKADICAVDGALAFLVGTLTYRSQTNTLAIIESGGGILRNVSSLIATNEDHRQILRENNCLQTLLQHLKSHSLTIVSNACGTLWNLSARNPKDQEALWDMGAVSMLKNLIHSKHKMIAMGSAAALRNLMANRPAKYKDANIMSPGSSLPSLHVRKQKALEAELDAQHLSETFDNIDNLSPKASHRSKQRHKQSLYGDYVFDASRHDDNRSDNFNTGNMTVLPPYLNTTVLPSSSSSRGSLDSSRSEKDRSLERERGIGLSSYHPATENPGTSSKRGLQISTTAAQIATVMEEVSAIHTSQEDRSSGSTTDLHCVPDERNGLRRSSAHTHSNAYNFTKSENSNRTCSMPYTKLEYKRSSNDSLNSVSSSDGYGKRGQMKPSIESYSEDDESKFCSYGQYPADLAHKIHSANHMDDNDGELDTPINYSLKYSDEQLNSGRQSPSQNERWARPKHIIEDEIKQNEPRQSRSQSTAYPVYAENTDEKHLKFQPHFGQQECVSPYRSRGTSGSEGNRVGSNHAVNQNVNSSLCQEDDYEDDKPTNYSERYSEEEQHGEEERPTNYSMKYNEEKHHVDQPIDYSLKYTTDIPSSQKPPFSFSKSSSAQSTKSEHIPASSENTATPSSTTKRQNQLHPTSAQSRNAQTQKATTCKVPSINQETIQTYCVEDTPICFSRCSSLSSLSSAEDEIGCDQTTQEAVSTSTLQIAEIKENSGARSTEDPVSEAPAVSQHVRTKSSRLQASGLSSESARHKAVELPSGAKSPSKSGAQTPKSPPEHYVQETPLMFSRCTSVSSLDSFESRSIASSVQSEPCSGMVSGIISPSDLPDSPGQTMPPSRSKTPPPPPQAVQTKREVPKNKVPTAEKRESGPKQAAVNAAVQRVQVLPDADTLLHFATESTPDGFSCSSSLSALSLDEPFIQKDVELRIMPPVQENDNGNETEPEQPEESNESKEKEAEKPTDSEKDLLDDSDDDDIEILEECIISAMPTKSSRKAKKLAQTASKLPPPVARKPSQLPVYKLLPSQNRLQAQKHVSFTPGDDMPRVYCVEGTPINFSTATSLSDLTIESPPNELAAGEGSGAGARSGEFEKRDTIPTEGRSTDEAQRGTASAVAMPELDDNKTEEGDILAECINSAMPKGKSHKPFRVRKIMDQVQQASVSSSGANKNQLDGKKKKPTSPVKPVPQSTEYRAPVRKNTDSKNNLNAERTFSDNKDSKKQNLKNNSKDFTDKLPNNEDRVRASFPFDSPHHYTPIEGTPYCFSRNDSLSSLDFDDDDVDLSREKAELRKGKENQDSEAKAAGHTEMTSNQQSANKTPATTKHPVGRSQQKQSTFPQPSKDIPDRGAATDEKLQNFAIENTPVCFSRNSSLSSLSDIDQENNNKENEPIKENEPPDSQGEPSKPQASGYAPKSFHVEDTPVCFSRNSSLSSLSIDSEDDLLQECISSAMPKKKKPSRLKGENEKQSPRNIGGVLAEDLTLDLKDIQRPDSEHGLSPDSENFDWKAIQEGANSIVSSLHQAAAAACLSRQASSDSDSILSLKSGISLGSPFHLTPDQEEKPFTSNKGPRILKPGEKSTLETKKIESENKGIKGGKKVYKSLITGKVRSNSEVSGQMKQPLPPNMPSISRGRTMIHIPGVRNSSSSTSPVSKKGPPLKPPASKSPSEGQTATTSPRGAKPSAKTELSPVPRQTSQTGGSNKGSSRSGSRDSTPSRPSQQPLSRPMQSPGRNSISPGRNGISPPNKLSQLPRTSSPSTASTKSSGSGKMSYASPGRQMSQQNLTKQTGLSKNGSCIPRSESASKGLNQMNNGNGANKKVELSRMSSTKSSGSESDRSERPVLVRQSTFIKEAPSPTLRRKLEESASFESLSPSSRPDSPTRSQAQTPVLSPSLPDMSLSTHSSVQAGGWRKLPPNLSPTIEYNDGRPAKRHDIARSHSESPSRLPVNRSGTWKREHSKHSSSLPRVSTWRRTGSSSSILSASSESSEKAKSEDEKHVNCISGTKQNKENQVSTKGTWRKIKENEISPPNSTSPTTSSGAANGAESKTLIYQMAPAVSKTEDVWVRIEDCPINNPRTGRSPTGNTPPVIDSISEKGNPNGKDSKDNQGKQNVGNASAPTNTMGLENRLNSFIQVDAPDQKGAEMKPGQSNPVPTSETTESSLAERTPFSSSSSSKHSSPSGTVAARVTPFNYNPSPRKSSADSTSARPSQIPTPVNNNTKKRDSKTDSTESSGTQSPKRHSGSYLVTSV
- the APC gene encoding adenomatous polyposis coli protein isoform X22, whose product is MWLYWRSPPGCRWRRNGGAAELGNGEVLKQLQGSIEDEAMASSGQIDLLERLKELNLDCSNFPGVKLRSKMSLRSYGSREGSASSRSGECSPVPAGSFPRRGFVNGSRESTGYLEELEKERSLLLADLDKEEKEKDWYYAQLQNLTKRIDSLPLTENFSLQTDMTRRQLEYEARQIRVAMEEQLGTCQDMEKRAQRRIARIQQIEKDILRIRQLLQSQATEAERSSQSKHEAGSHEAERQSEGPGLAEISVAPSGSGQGSATRMDHETASVLSSSSTHSAPRRLTSHLGTKIRAYCETCWEWQEAHEQGMDQDKNPMPAPVEHQICPAVCVLMKLSFDEEHRHAMNELGRKAPRGISSQELGQGLSGGLQAIAELLQVDCEMYGLTNDHYSITLRRYAGMALTNLTFGDVANKATLCSMKGCMRALVAQLKSESEDLQQVIASVLRNLSWRADVNSKKTLREVGSVKALMECALEVKKESTLKSVLSALWNLSAHCTENKADICAVDGALAFLVGTLTYRSQTNTLAIIESGGGILRNVSSLIATNEDHRQILRENNCLQTLLQHLKSHSLTIVSNACGTLWNLSARNPKDQEALWDMGAVSMLKNLIHSKHKMIAMGSAAALRNLMANRPAKYKDANIMSPGSSLPSLHVRKQKALEAELDAQHLSETFDNIDNLSPKASHRSKQRHKQSLYGDYVFDASRHDDNRSDNFNTGNMTVLPPYLNTTVLPSSSSSRGSLDSSRSEKDRSLERERGIGLSSYHPATENPGTSSKRGLQISTTAAQIATVMEEVSAIHTSQEDRSSGSTTDLHCVPDERNGLRRSSAHTHSNAYNFTKSENSNRTCSMPYTKLEYKRSSNDSLNSVSSSDGYGKRGQMKPSIESYSEDDESKFCSYGQYPADLAHKIHSANHMDDNDGELDTPINYSLKYSDEQLNSGRQSPSQNERWARPKHIIEDEIKQNEPRQSRSQSTAYPVYAENTDEKHLKFQPHFGQQECVSPYRSRGTSGSEGNRVGSNHAVNQNVNSSLCQEDDYEDDKPTNYSERYSEEEQHGEEERPTNYSMKYNEEKHHVDQPIDYSLKYTTDIPSSQKPPFSFSKSSSAQSTKSEHIPASSENTATPSSTTKRQNQLHPTSAQSRNAQTQKATTCKVPSINQETIQTYCVEDTPICFSRCSSLSSLSSAEDEIGCDQTTQEAVSTSTLQIAEIKENSGARSTEDPVSEAPAVSQHVRTKSSRLQASGLSSESARHKAVELPSGAKSPSKSGAQTPKSPPEHYVQETPLMFSRCTSVSSLDSFESRSIASSVQSEPCSGMVSGIISPSDLPDSPGQTMPPSRSKTPPPPPQAVQTKREVPKNKVPTAEKRESGPKQAAVNAAVQRVQVLPDADTLLHFATESTPDGFSCSSSLSALSLDEPFIQKDVELRIMPPVQENDNGNETEPEQPEESNESKEKEAEKPTDSEKDLLDDSDDDDIEILEECIISAMPTKSSRKAKKLAQTASKLPPPVARKPSQLPVYKLLPSQNRLQAQKHVSFTPGDDMPRVYCVEGTPINFSTATSLSDLTIESPPNELAAGEGSGAGARSGEFEKRDTIPTEGRSTDEAQRGTASAVAMPELDDNKTEEGDILAECINSAMPKGKSHKPFRVRKIMDQVQQASVSSSGANKNQLDGKKKKPTSPVKPVPQSTEYRAPVRKNTDSKNNLNAERTFSDNKDSKKQNLKNNSKDFTDKLPNNEDRVRASFPFDSPHHYTPIEGTPYCFSRNDSLSSLDFDDDDVDLSREKAELRKGKENQDSEAKAAGHTEMTSNQQSANKTPATTKHPVGRSQQKQSTFPQPSKDIPDRGAATDEKLQNFAIENTPVCFSRNSSLSSLSDIDQENNNKENEPIKENEPPDSQGEPSKPQASGYAPKSFHVEDTPVCFSRNSSLSSLSIDSEDDLLQECISSAMPKKKKPSRLKGENEKQSPRNIGGVLAEDLTLDLKDIQRPDSEHGLSPDSENFDWKAIQEGANSIVSSLHQAAAAACLSRQASSDSDSILSLKSGISLGSPFHLTPDQEEKPFTSNKGPRILKPGEKSTLETKKIESENKGIKGGKKVYKSLITGKVRSNSEVSGQMKQPLPPNMPSISRGRTMIHIPGVRNSSSSTSPVSKKGPPLKPPASKSPSEGQTATTSPRGAKPSAKTELSPVPRQTSQTGGSNKGSSRSGSRDSTPSRPSQQPLSRPMQSPGRNSISPGRNGISPPNKLSQLPRTSSPSTASTKSSGSGKMSYASPGRQMSQQNLTKQTGLSKNGSCIPRSESASKGLNQMNNGNGANKKVELSRMSSTKSSGSESDRSERPVLVRQSTFIKEAPSPTLRRKLEESASFESLSPSSRPDSPTRSQAQTPVLSPSLPDMSLSTHSSVQAGGWRKLPPNLSPTIEYNDGRPAKRHDIARSHSESPSRLPVNRSGTWKREHSKHSSSLPRVSTWRRTGSSSSILSASSESSEKAKSEDEKHVNCISGTKQNKENQVSTKGTWRKIKENEISPPNSTSPTTSSGAANGAESKTLIYQMAPAVSKTEDVWVRIEDCPINNPRTGRSPTGNTPPVIDSISEKGNPNGKDSKDNQGKQNVGNASAPTNTMGLENRLNSFIQVDAPDQKGAEMKPGQSNPVPTSETTESSLAERTPFSSSSSSKHSSPSGTVAARVTPFNYNPSPRKSSADSTSARPSQIPTPVNNNTKKRDSKTDSTESSGTQSPKRHSGSYLVTSV